A DNA window from Theobroma cacao cultivar B97-61/B2 chromosome 5, Criollo_cocoa_genome_V2, whole genome shotgun sequence contains the following coding sequences:
- the LOC18600121 gene encoding methyltransferase-like protein 6 isoform X2, which yields MSASETEASEYHSKDFNWETLRQEIENDPSLNYHLLPFPSPQQEEHHSRDSLKAWQKFHIQHSSGKFFKERRYLLKEFPELVSCEDGCKVLEVGCGNGSTALPILRGNEKIILYACDCSNETLERAKEFVAASNVISVEHRFHPFYCDFATTGFPKCLACDYCREMFALKGQNYLSDIREKRTHETDICCVGGVDFITLIFTLSAVPLQTMPTAIRECFSVLKPGGLLLFRDYGLYDMTMLRFKPEQRVRFREYMRSDGTRSYFFCPDTVRNLFICAGFIELEIEYCCVKSVNRRNGKSMQRVWVHAAGNC from the exons ATGAGTGCATCAGAAACAGAAGCTTCGGAGTACCATTCCAAAGACTTCAACTGGGAAACTCTGAGACAAGAAATAGAAAACGACCCTTCTCTTAACTACCATCTTCTCCCTTTCCCTTCTCCACAACAAGAAGAACACCATTCAAGAGATTCACTTAAAGCATGGCAAAAGTTTCACATTCAACACTCTTCTGGCAAGTTCTTCAAG GAAAGAAGGTACTTGTTGAAAGAATTTCCGGAGCTGGTTTCTTGTGAAGATGGTTGTAAGGTTTTGGAGGTTGGGTGTGGAAATGGTAGTACTGCCCTTCCTATATTGCG gGGCAATGAGAAAATTATTCTATACGCATGTGACTGTAGCAATGAGACCCTGGAGAGGGCTAAAGAGTTTGTAGCTGCCAGTAATGTAATTTCAGTTGAGCATCGTTTCCACCCATTCTATTGTGATTTTGCGACAACTGGATTCCCAAAGTGCTTGGCATGTGATTATTGCAGAGAAATGTTTGCACTCAAGGGTCAAAATTACCTTTCAG ATATTAGAGAAAAAAGAACCCATGAAACTGATATATGTTGTGTTGGTGGTGTGGACTTTATTACCTTG ATATTCACACTATCAGCAGTACCACTTCAAACAATGCCAACAGCCATCAGAGAGTGCTTTTCTGTCTTAAAACCTGGTGGCCTGCTCTTATTTAGGGACTATG GTCTCTATGATATGACAATGCTGCGTTTCAAACCAGAACAAAGAGTTAGATTCAGGGAATACATGAGATCAGATGGCACTCGTTCTTACTTTTTCTGTCCGGATACTGTCAGAAATCTCTTCATTTGTGCTGGCTTCATTGAG CTTGAGATTGAATATTGTTGCGTCAAGTCAGTGAATCGCCGAAATGGGAAGAGCATGCAAAGAGTATGGGTACATG CTGCAGGAAATTGCTGA
- the LOC18600121 gene encoding methyltransferase-like protein 6 isoform X1 encodes MSASETEASEYHSKDFNWETLRQEIENDPSLNYHLLPFPSPQQEEHHSRDSLKAWQKFHIQHSSGKFFKERRYLLKEFPELVSCEDGCKVLEVGCGNGSTALPILRGNEKIILYACDCSNETLERAKEFVAASNVISVEHRFHPFYCDFATTGFPKCLACDYCREMFALKGQNYLSDIREKRTHETDICCVGGVDFITLIFTLSAVPLQTMPTAIRECFSVLKPGGLLLFRDYGLYDMTMLRFKPEQRVRFREYMRSDGTRSYFFCPDTVRNLFICAGFIELEIEYCCVKSVNRRNGKSMQRVWVHGKFQKPTCIYRPGSS; translated from the exons ATGAGTGCATCAGAAACAGAAGCTTCGGAGTACCATTCCAAAGACTTCAACTGGGAAACTCTGAGACAAGAAATAGAAAACGACCCTTCTCTTAACTACCATCTTCTCCCTTTCCCTTCTCCACAACAAGAAGAACACCATTCAAGAGATTCACTTAAAGCATGGCAAAAGTTTCACATTCAACACTCTTCTGGCAAGTTCTTCAAG GAAAGAAGGTACTTGTTGAAAGAATTTCCGGAGCTGGTTTCTTGTGAAGATGGTTGTAAGGTTTTGGAGGTTGGGTGTGGAAATGGTAGTACTGCCCTTCCTATATTGCG gGGCAATGAGAAAATTATTCTATACGCATGTGACTGTAGCAATGAGACCCTGGAGAGGGCTAAAGAGTTTGTAGCTGCCAGTAATGTAATTTCAGTTGAGCATCGTTTCCACCCATTCTATTGTGATTTTGCGACAACTGGATTCCCAAAGTGCTTGGCATGTGATTATTGCAGAGAAATGTTTGCACTCAAGGGTCAAAATTACCTTTCAG ATATTAGAGAAAAAAGAACCCATGAAACTGATATATGTTGTGTTGGTGGTGTGGACTTTATTACCTTG ATATTCACACTATCAGCAGTACCACTTCAAACAATGCCAACAGCCATCAGAGAGTGCTTTTCTGTCTTAAAACCTGGTGGCCTGCTCTTATTTAGGGACTATG GTCTCTATGATATGACAATGCTGCGTTTCAAACCAGAACAAAGAGTTAGATTCAGGGAATACATGAGATCAGATGGCACTCGTTCTTACTTTTTCTGTCCGGATACTGTCAGAAATCTCTTCATTTGTGCTGGCTTCATTGAG CTTGAGATTGAATATTGTTGCGTCAAGTCAGTGAATCGCCGAAATGGGAAGAGCATGCAAAGAGTATGGGTACATGGTAAGTTCCAGAAGCCCACATGCATTTATCGGCCAGGCTCTTCTTGA
- the LOC18600122 gene encoding protein EIN4 isoform X1, which yields MLRALAQGLLISLFVISVSATDNEFPNCNCDDEGLWSIHSILECQKVSDFLIAVAYFSIPIELLYFISCSSVPFKWVLLQFIAFIVLCGLTHLLNGWTYYGPHSFQLMLSVTIAKFLTALVSCATAITLLTLIPLLLKVKVRELFLRQNVLELDQEVGMMKKKKEASSHVRMLTHEIRKSLDKHTILYTTLVELSKTLDLYNCAVWMPNENGSLMNLTHELKASSSRSFHSIPTNDPDVMEIKESEGVRILRPDSALGLASGSGSDEAGAVAAIRMPMLHGSNFKGGTPESVETCYAILVLVLPSSNQGWSEPEMEIVEVVADQVAVALSHAAVLEESQLMRERLSQQNCVLQQARKNAMMASQARNSFQKVMSHGMKRPMHSILGLLSVFQEEKMNFNQKIVIDTLVKTSSVLSTLINDVMEISAKDNGRFPLDMRPFSLHSMIKEASCLAKCLSVYKGFGFEVGVQSSLPHQVIGDEKRTFQVILHMVGYLLDVNNGGGTVLFRVLSDVSSQDKNDKINAWRSNTQDNYLYLRIEIGIRGGSSQADESVSTKHSSGGRHNDDEIKESLNFNMCKKLVQMMQGNIWVSTNSLGFAQSMTLLLRFQIQPYIQRTTFASVNSTEQPNFNSRFRGLRVLLADDDDINRTVTKKLLEKLGCEVTSVSSGFECLSAVSHAENSFRIVVLDLHMPEMDGFEVAMRIRKYRSHNWPLIIALTASAEDNVRERCLQMGMNAVIQKPVVLQGMADEIQRVLQRAGEGI from the exons ATGTTAAGAGCATTAGCTCAGGGCTTGTTGATTTCTTTATTCGTGATCTCGGTTTCTGCCACTGATAATGAGTTTCCAAATTGTAATTGTGATGATGAGGGCTTGTGGAGTATACATAGCATTTTGGAGTGCCAGAAGGTGAGTGATTTCTTGATTGCTGTGGCATATTTTTCGATACCTATTGAACTGCTTTACTTCATTAGTTGTTCGAGCGTCCCCTTCAAATGGGTCCTGCTTCAGTTTATAGCCTTTATAGTGCTTTGTGGGTTGACTCATCTTCTCAACGGATGGACTTATTATGGTCCCCACTCATTCCAGTTGATGCTATCTGTCACCATTGCCAAATTCCTTACAGCCCTTGTTTCATGTGCCACTGCAATAACACTTTTAACTCTGATCCCTCTCTTACTCAAAGTGAAAGTCAGGGAGCTTTTCTTGAGGCAAAATGTATTGGAGTTAGATCAAGAGGTTgggatgatgaagaagaagaaggaagcCAGTTCACATGTTCGAATGTTAACACATGAAATCAGGAAATCCCTGGATAAGCATACCATATTGTACACCACTTTGGTTGAGCTTTCGAAGACTTTGGATTTGTACAACTGCGCAGTGTGGATGCCAAATGAGAATGGATCGCTGATGAATTTGACTCATGAGTTGAAAGCAAGTTCTTCGAGGAGCTTTCATTCCATCCCAACTAATGATCCTGATGTGATGGAGATAAAAGAGAGTGAAGGAGTGAGAATCCTGAGGCCAGACTCAGCACTTGGGCTTGCAAGTGGTAGCGGATCAGATGAGGCAGGTGCTGTTGCAGCAATTAGGATGCCAATGCTTCACGGTTCTAATTTTAAAGGGGGAACACCAGAATCAGTAGAGACTTGCTATGCCATTCTGGTCTTGGTTCTTCCAAGTTCGAACCAGGGTTGGAGCGAGCCGGAAATGGAGATTGTTGAAGTGGTTGCTGATCAGGTAGCTGTAGCTCTGTCCCACGCTGCAGTTCTTGAAGAATCTCAGCTAATGAGAGAAAGACTGAGTCAGCAAAATTGTGTGTTACAGCAGGCAAGAAAGAATGCAATGATGGCCAGCCAAGCAAGGAACTCTTTTCAGAAAGTGATGAGCCATGGTATGAAGAGACCAATGCACTCAATTTTGGGCTTACTTTCAGTgtttcaagaagaaaaaatgaatttcaaCCAGAAGATTGTTATTGACACATTGGTTAAAACAAGCAGTGTTCTCTCAACTTTGATAAATGATGTGATGGAGATTTCAGCAAAAGATAATGGAAGATTCCCGCTAGATATGAGACCTTTTAGCTTACATTCCATGATCAAAGAAGCTTCTTGCCTTGCCAAGTGTTTGTCTGTCTATAAAGGATTTGGTTTTGAAGTTGGTGTTCAGAGCTCTTTGCCTCACCAAGTGATTGGTGATGAGAAAAGGACTTTTCAAGTAATTTTGCATATGGTTGGCTATCTACTGGACGTCAATAACGGAGGAGGAACTGTCTTATTTCGGGTTTTATCAGATGTCAGTAGCCAGGATAAGAATGACAAAATAAATGCATGGAGATCAAACACACAAGATAATTACCTGTACTTAAGGATTGAAATTGGTATTCGTGGGGGCAGTTCTCAGGCAGATGAATCAGTCTCAACCAAACATTCTTCTGGTGGGAGGCATAACGATGATGAAATTAAGGAGAGCCTGAATTTCAATATGTGTAAAAAGCTTGTGCAG ATGATGCAAGGTAATATCTGGGTATCCACAAACTCTCTTGGGTTTGCACAGAGTATGACCCTTCTTCTCAGGTTTCAAATCCAACCATATATCCAAAGAACCACGTTTGCATCTGTGAACTCCACCGAGCAACCAAATTTCAACTCCAGGTTCAGAGGTCTTCGAGTATTActagctgatgatgatgatataaaCAGGACTGTGACCAAGAAGCTGTTAGAGAAGCTTGGTTGTGAAGTGACTTCTGTTTCTTCTGGATTTGAATGTCTTAGTGCAGTCAGCCATGCTGAAAATTCGTTCAGAATTGTTGTTTTGGATCTTCACATGCCTGAAATGGATGGATTTGAAGTGGCAATGAGAATCCGTAAGTATCGCAGCCATAATTGGCCATTGATTATAGCCTTGACAGCTAGTGCTGAGGATAATGTGCGTGAGAGATGCCTACAAATGGGAATGAATGCAGTTATTCAGAAACCAGTTGTATTGCAAGGGATGGCAGATGAGATTCAAAGAGTTCTGCAACGGGCAGGGGAAGGGATTTGA
- the LOC18600122 gene encoding protein EIN4 isoform X2 produces MLRALAQGLLISLFVISVSATDNEFPNCNCDDEGLWSIHSILECQKVSDFLIAVAYFSIPIELLYFISCSSVPFKWVLLQFIAFIVLCGLTHLLNGWTYYGPHSFQLMLSVTIAKFLTALVSCATAITLLTLIPLLLKVKVRELFLRQNVLELDQEVGMMKKKKEASSHVRMLTHEIRKSLDKHTILYTTLVELSKTLDLYNCAVWMPNENGSLMNLTHELKASSSRSFHSIPTNDPDVMEIKESEGVRILRPDSALGLASGSGSDEAGAVAAIRMPMLHGSNFKGGTPESVETCYAILVLVLPSSNQGWSEPEMEIVEVVADQVAVALSHAAVLEESQLMRERLSQQNCVLQQARKNAMMASQARNSFQKVMSHGMKRPMHSILGLLSVFQEEKMNFNQKIVIDTLVKTSSVLSTLINDVMEISAKDNGRFPLDMRPFSLHSMIKEASCLAKCLSVYKGFGFEVGVQSSLPHQVIGDEKRTFQVILHMVGYLLDVNNGGGTVLFRVLSDVSSQDKNDKINAWRSNTQDNYLYLRIEIGIRGGSSQADESVSTKHSSGGRHNDDEIKESLNFNMCKKLVQGICSKLPVSLGFFNLVWAILHILVFGYKKQVKKQLLMPLSFWGEIFSYEGV; encoded by the exons ATGTTAAGAGCATTAGCTCAGGGCTTGTTGATTTCTTTATTCGTGATCTCGGTTTCTGCCACTGATAATGAGTTTCCAAATTGTAATTGTGATGATGAGGGCTTGTGGAGTATACATAGCATTTTGGAGTGCCAGAAGGTGAGTGATTTCTTGATTGCTGTGGCATATTTTTCGATACCTATTGAACTGCTTTACTTCATTAGTTGTTCGAGCGTCCCCTTCAAATGGGTCCTGCTTCAGTTTATAGCCTTTATAGTGCTTTGTGGGTTGACTCATCTTCTCAACGGATGGACTTATTATGGTCCCCACTCATTCCAGTTGATGCTATCTGTCACCATTGCCAAATTCCTTACAGCCCTTGTTTCATGTGCCACTGCAATAACACTTTTAACTCTGATCCCTCTCTTACTCAAAGTGAAAGTCAGGGAGCTTTTCTTGAGGCAAAATGTATTGGAGTTAGATCAAGAGGTTgggatgatgaagaagaagaaggaagcCAGTTCACATGTTCGAATGTTAACACATGAAATCAGGAAATCCCTGGATAAGCATACCATATTGTACACCACTTTGGTTGAGCTTTCGAAGACTTTGGATTTGTACAACTGCGCAGTGTGGATGCCAAATGAGAATGGATCGCTGATGAATTTGACTCATGAGTTGAAAGCAAGTTCTTCGAGGAGCTTTCATTCCATCCCAACTAATGATCCTGATGTGATGGAGATAAAAGAGAGTGAAGGAGTGAGAATCCTGAGGCCAGACTCAGCACTTGGGCTTGCAAGTGGTAGCGGATCAGATGAGGCAGGTGCTGTTGCAGCAATTAGGATGCCAATGCTTCACGGTTCTAATTTTAAAGGGGGAACACCAGAATCAGTAGAGACTTGCTATGCCATTCTGGTCTTGGTTCTTCCAAGTTCGAACCAGGGTTGGAGCGAGCCGGAAATGGAGATTGTTGAAGTGGTTGCTGATCAGGTAGCTGTAGCTCTGTCCCACGCTGCAGTTCTTGAAGAATCTCAGCTAATGAGAGAAAGACTGAGTCAGCAAAATTGTGTGTTACAGCAGGCAAGAAAGAATGCAATGATGGCCAGCCAAGCAAGGAACTCTTTTCAGAAAGTGATGAGCCATGGTATGAAGAGACCAATGCACTCAATTTTGGGCTTACTTTCAGTgtttcaagaagaaaaaatgaatttcaaCCAGAAGATTGTTATTGACACATTGGTTAAAACAAGCAGTGTTCTCTCAACTTTGATAAATGATGTGATGGAGATTTCAGCAAAAGATAATGGAAGATTCCCGCTAGATATGAGACCTTTTAGCTTACATTCCATGATCAAAGAAGCTTCTTGCCTTGCCAAGTGTTTGTCTGTCTATAAAGGATTTGGTTTTGAAGTTGGTGTTCAGAGCTCTTTGCCTCACCAAGTGATTGGTGATGAGAAAAGGACTTTTCAAGTAATTTTGCATATGGTTGGCTATCTACTGGACGTCAATAACGGAGGAGGAACTGTCTTATTTCGGGTTTTATCAGATGTCAGTAGCCAGGATAAGAATGACAAAATAAATGCATGGAGATCAAACACACAAGATAATTACCTGTACTTAAGGATTGAAATTGGTATTCGTGGGGGCAGTTCTCAGGCAGATGAATCAGTCTCAACCAAACATTCTTCTGGTGGGAGGCATAACGATGATGAAATTAAGGAGAGCCTGAATTTCAATATGTGTAAAAAGCTTGTGCAG GGCATTTGCAGCAAGCTGCCGGTTTCATTGGGCTTCTTTAATCTGGTTTGGgcaattttacatattttggTGTTTGGATACAAAAAGCAAGTGAAAAAACAGTTGCTTATGCCTCTAAGCTTTTGGGGagaaatattttcatatgaaGGAGTCTGA